The following proteins are co-located in the Rhodanobacteraceae bacterium genome:
- the rsmG gene encoding 16S rRNA (guanine(527)-N(7))-methyltransferase RsmG: MSIPASWHDRLAQRLNELRLALDAAAQQRLLDYIALLLQWNAAYNLTAVREPLAMIDRHLVDALAVLPHARGPDLADIGTGPGIPGLVLALVHPYERVWLVDSNGKKARFLRECLRRFPLPAVSVHEARAESLRDEAGFRQVISRAYAELADFVASTRQILAGDGCWLALKGKRPDAEIARLPGDIEVMAIHRLDVPGADGERHLLELKLRRPRN; this comes from the coding sequence ATGTCCATCCCCGCCTCCTGGCATGACCGCCTCGCACAGCGCCTCAATGAGCTCCGCCTGGCGCTGGACGCTGCGGCGCAGCAGCGGCTGCTCGATTACATCGCGTTGCTGCTGCAGTGGAACGCTGCCTACAACCTGACCGCGGTGCGCGAGCCGCTGGCAATGATCGACCGCCACCTGGTCGACGCGCTGGCGGTGCTGCCGCATGCGCGGGGGCCGGATCTGGCCGATATCGGTACCGGCCCCGGGATCCCCGGCCTGGTGCTCGCGCTGGTGCATCCGTACGAGCGCGTCTGGCTGGTCGACAGCAATGGCAAGAAGGCGCGCTTCCTGCGCGAGTGCCTGCGCCGATTCCCGTTGCCCGCCGTGAGCGTGCATGAGGCGCGCGCGGAGTCGCTGCGCGATGAGGCAGGCTTCCGCCAGGTGATTTCGCGCGCCTATGCGGAGCTGGCCGATTTCGTCGCGAGCACGCGCCAGATCCTGGCGGGCGATGGCTGCTGGCTGGCGCTCAAGGGCAAGCGCCCCGACGCCGAGATCGCGCGGCTCCCGGGCGACATCGAGGTGATGGCGATCCACCGACTGGACGTGCCGGGCGCCGATGGCGAGCGTCATCTGCTGGAACTGAAGCTGCGCCGTCCGCGGAATTGA
- a CDS encoding response regulator transcription factor, which yields MSPAAEILIVDDEAEIRQLLRIYLGAQGFAAIEADSAGAARRLLEKQRPDLALVDLGLPDEDGLTLIRHLRERHQLPIIILTGRGDTIDKVVGLELGADDYVTKPFDLRELLARIKSVLRRAEATPREPAEPDFLRFSGFELRLREHRLCSADGAEIPLTHGEFKLLAALARNAQKPLSRDEILDLTHGREAGPYDRTVDMQITRLRRKLGEDPKLPSLIRSVRGVGYMLSCPVEIA from the coding sequence ATGTCGCCAGCTGCCGAGATCCTGATCGTCGACGATGAAGCCGAGATCCGGCAATTGCTGCGGATCTACCTCGGCGCGCAGGGATTTGCAGCGATTGAAGCGGACAGCGCCGGAGCTGCGCGACGCCTGCTGGAGAAGCAACGCCCGGATTTGGCGCTGGTCGACCTCGGCCTGCCGGACGAAGACGGGTTGACCCTGATCCGCCACCTGCGCGAACGGCACCAGTTGCCGATCATCATCCTGACCGGACGTGGCGACACGATCGACAAGGTGGTGGGGCTTGAGCTTGGCGCGGACGACTATGTGACCAAGCCCTTCGACCTGCGCGAGCTGCTGGCGCGCATCAAGAGCGTGCTGCGGCGCGCCGAAGCGACACCGCGCGAACCGGCAGAACCCGATTTCCTGCGCTTTTCCGGTTTCGAACTGCGCCTGCGCGAGCATCGATTGTGCAGTGCCGACGGCGCCGAAATCCCATTGACGCACGGTGAGTTCAAGCTGCTCGCGGCACTCGCACGCAACGCGCAAAAGCCGCTGTCGCGCGACGAGATCCTGGACCTGACGCATGGCCGCGAGGCGGGTCCCTACGATCGCACCGTCGACATGCAGATCACCCGTTTGCGGCGCAAGCTCGGTGAGGATCCCAAGTTGCCCAGCCTGATCCGCTCGGTGCGCGGCGTCGGCTACATGCTGTCCTGCCCCGTGGAGATTGCCTGA
- a CDS encoding PAS domain S-box protein, giving the protein MVPADSRLLEALADAAPDALLVVDANGRIRYANLATEAMFLYAPGALVGAAIEVLIPTRYRNRHRVDRTRYATDPKSRPMGLNLDLVGRRRDGSEIPVEVSLSPLAVQGERLVVAAVRDVTELKRSRELLRRSQRQMALARLAEQAVSTGGTEAFCAQMLKVLVEQLKLSHAGVCERGHEGHHVRFIATQGWTDADALATIRRVLPPARLRRLLEGQVQQLLVAPGKAAQRDPEAYLTGAIMPLRGPSKIHGLLSLFRRADEPLSEDECLFAQSACHLAAAVFERQQQQGLLLQASKMEALGQLTGGVAHDFNNLLTVIAGNLQILEDVLLDRADARMLVDSAARAARRGAELTGKLLAFSRKRQLTAQAVDCAQLLGSMRDLLRRTLGEGIELRYRIEPTLHRALADPGQLESAVLNLVLNARDAMPRGGTLTLSAHQRDRLRLAKSGADSVIIEVSDSGEGMSREVIARALEPFFTTKAAGKGTGLGLSMVYGFVRQWGGDVRIYSEPGMGTTVRLLLPAAPGEDAPTVLESRGQKLRGNEHILVVEDDPEVAAIAQAQLRSLGYRVAEAANIAGALAALAAHPDIRMVFTDVVLLGGETGFQLADRLRREFPGLPVLYCSGYAEAALEDHFGAGERPRILAKPYAREDLGAAVRQVLDGAKVGVVS; this is encoded by the coding sequence ATGGTGCCCGCCGACTCGCGCCTGCTCGAAGCGCTGGCCGATGCCGCGCCCGATGCCCTGCTGGTAGTCGACGCCAACGGCCGCATCCGCTATGCCAACCTGGCCACCGAGGCGATGTTCCTGTACGCGCCCGGCGCGCTGGTCGGCGCGGCGATCGAGGTCCTGATCCCCACTCGCTACCGCAACCGCCACCGGGTCGACCGCACGCGCTATGCGACGGATCCGAAGAGCCGGCCGATGGGCCTGAACCTGGACCTGGTCGGCCGCCGCCGCGACGGCAGCGAGATCCCGGTCGAAGTCAGCCTGAGCCCGCTCGCGGTGCAGGGCGAGCGTCTGGTAGTGGCCGCGGTCCGCGATGTCACCGAGCTCAAACGTTCGCGCGAGTTGCTGCGCCGCAGCCAGCGGCAAATGGCGTTGGCGCGCCTGGCCGAGCAGGCCGTGAGCACCGGCGGCACCGAGGCCTTCTGCGCCCAGATGCTGAAGGTACTGGTCGAGCAACTGAAGCTCAGCCACGCGGGCGTCTGCGAGCGCGGCCACGAAGGGCACCATGTACGCTTCATCGCAACCCAGGGTTGGACCGATGCCGACGCCCTGGCGACGATCCGCCGCGTGCTGCCGCCGGCGCGACTGCGGCGCCTGCTCGAGGGCCAGGTGCAGCAATTGCTGGTCGCGCCGGGCAAGGCGGCGCAGCGCGATCCGGAGGCCTACCTGACCGGCGCGATCATGCCGCTGCGTGGGCCCTCCAAGATTCACGGGTTGCTGTCGCTGTTCCGCCGGGCCGACGAACCCTTGAGCGAGGACGAATGCCTGTTCGCGCAGAGCGCCTGCCACTTGGCCGCCGCGGTGTTCGAGCGCCAGCAGCAGCAGGGGCTGCTGCTGCAGGCGTCCAAGATGGAGGCGCTCGGCCAGCTGACCGGCGGCGTGGCGCACGATTTCAACAACCTGCTGACAGTGATCGCCGGCAACTTGCAGATCCTGGAGGACGTGCTGCTGGATCGCGCGGATGCACGCATGCTGGTCGATTCGGCCGCGCGCGCCGCGCGCCGCGGCGCGGAACTGACCGGCAAGCTGCTGGCTTTCTCGCGCAAGCGCCAGCTGACGGCCCAGGCGGTCGATTGCGCCCAACTGCTCGGCAGCATGCGCGATCTGCTTCGGCGCACGCTGGGCGAGGGCATCGAGCTGCGCTACCGGATCGAGCCGACCCTGCACCGCGCGCTGGCCGATCCCGGTCAACTGGAGAGCGCGGTGCTGAACCTGGTGCTGAATGCGCGCGACGCGATGCCGCGCGGCGGAACGCTGACACTGTCGGCGCACCAGCGCGATCGCCTGCGCCTGGCGAAAAGCGGTGCCGACAGCGTGATCATCGAGGTTAGCGACAGCGGGGAGGGCATGTCCCGCGAGGTGATCGCCCGCGCGCTGGAGCCCTTTTTCACCACCAAGGCGGCGGGCAAGGGCACTGGGCTCGGGCTCAGCATGGTGTACGGCTTCGTCCGCCAATGGGGCGGCGATGTGCGCATCTACAGCGAACCCGGCATGGGCACCACGGTGCGCCTGCTGTTGCCCGCGGCGCCCGGCGAGGACGCACCCACGGTGCTCGAATCGCGCGGTCAGAAACTGCGCGGCAATGAACACATCCTGGTGGTCGAGGACGACCCCGAGGTCGCCGCCATCGCCCAGGCGCAGCTGCGATCGCTTGGCTACCGCGTGGCCGAGGCCGCCAACATCGCCGGCGCACTGGCGGCCCTCGCAGCACATCCGGACATCCGCATGGTGTTCACGGATGTGGTGCTGCTCGGCGGCGAAACCGGCTTCCAGTTGGCCGACCGATTGCGCCGCGAATTCCCCGGACTGCCGGTGCTGTATTGCTCGGGATACGCCGAAGCCGCGCTGGAAGACCACTTCGGTGCCGGCGAGCGCCCGCGCATCCTGGCCAAACCCTATGCCCGCGAGGACCTCGGAGCGGCGGTGCGGCAGGTGTTGGATGGGGCGAAAGTGGGTGTGGTTTCCTGA
- a CDS encoding universal stress protein: MYSHILVPVDGSALSDKALDHALQLARGIGARVSTLHVVTNFVGDAGFEVPLLADTAREAFQQRAIDEAEAILARAVRQGEAQGVAVLTHFVLSSDPSRVIVDEADRRGCDLIVMASHGRRGLEALLLGSETQKVLTHCKVPVLVVRG, from the coding sequence ATGTACAGCCACATCCTGGTTCCGGTGGATGGCAGCGCGCTGTCGGACAAGGCGCTGGACCACGCACTGCAACTCGCCCGCGGCATCGGCGCGCGCGTCAGTACCCTGCATGTCGTGACCAATTTCGTCGGCGATGCCGGATTCGAGGTACCGCTGCTGGCCGACACCGCGCGCGAGGCCTTCCAGCAGCGCGCGATCGACGAGGCGGAAGCCATCCTGGCGCGCGCCGTGCGGCAGGGGGAGGCGCAGGGCGTGGCGGTGCTCACGCACTTCGTCCTGTCTTCCGATCCCTCGCGCGTGATCGTCGATGAAGCCGATCGGCGCGGCTGCGACCTGATCGTGATGGCTTCGCACGGGCGCCGCGGCCTGGAGGCCCTGCTGCTCGGCAGCGAAACCCAGAAGGTATTGACCCACTGCAAGGTCCCGGTCCTGGTGGTCCGGGGCTGA
- a CDS encoding peptidylprolyl isomerase: protein MSDAPQQVIRFHYSVAEVGQPPMESSREGGQPIAALIGAGNIIPGLEQALIGKNVGDRFEVTVPAAEAYGERNEALTQRVPKKYFPTNVALRPGLTVMLQTQHGPRPVTVLKIGMSVIDVDLNHPMAGKDLSFDIEIVEIRDATEEELAHGHVHGDGGHHH from the coding sequence ATGAGCGACGCTCCGCAGCAAGTCATCCGTTTCCACTACAGCGTCGCCGAAGTCGGCCAGCCGCCGATGGAGTCCTCGCGCGAGGGCGGGCAGCCGATCGCGGCACTGATCGGGGCGGGCAACATCATCCCGGGTCTTGAGCAGGCGCTGATCGGCAAGAACGTCGGCGACCGCTTCGAGGTCACTGTGCCGGCGGCCGAGGCCTACGGCGAGCGCAACGAGGCGCTGACCCAGCGCGTGCCGAAGAAGTACTTCCCGACCAATGTCGCGCTGCGCCCTGGCCTGACGGTCATGCTGCAGACCCAGCACGGCCCGCGCCCGGTGACCGTGCTGAAGATCGGGATGAGCGTCATCGACGTGGACCTCAATCACCCGATGGCCGGCAAGGACCTGTCCTTCGATATCGAGATCGTCGAGATCCGCGACGCCACCGAGGAAGAGCTGGCGCACGGACATGTGCATGGCGACGGCGGGCATCACCACTGA
- a CDS encoding PAS domain-containing sensor histidine kinase: MTTPLAIVDRQRRVAWANAVLTETWCERRIIGTPVADLAIGDDALPGLVGRVFEQRTRIVARRLLLELKREAPRRFDVALSPLPWNGEPAVLIEMHALSEHDQDLGEGVVQAPEPAAQQMARALAHEIKNPLAGLHGAAQLLERELPKKSLKEYTQVIRAEADRIRRLVDRLLQKPDVAHAGQSFNVHEVLERVRTLIGAEAAGRSEVIRDYDPSLPDIDGHPDRLTQALLNLARNALQSGAKTIRLRTRAERRARIGDRTCRLALRIDVCDDGPGVPENLRESLFLPFVTGRDEGTGLGLPVALAIAREHGGTLAYVSRPGATTFSLLIPVQA, translated from the coding sequence TTGACCACACCGCTGGCGATCGTCGATCGCCAGCGGCGCGTGGCCTGGGCGAATGCGGTGCTGACCGAGACCTGGTGCGAGCGCCGGATCATCGGCACGCCGGTCGCCGACCTTGCCATCGGCGATGATGCCCTGCCGGGCCTGGTGGGGCGCGTGTTCGAGCAGCGCACGCGCATCGTCGCGCGGCGCCTGCTGCTGGAACTCAAGCGCGAGGCGCCGCGGCGCTTCGACGTGGCGCTGTCGCCGCTCCCATGGAATGGCGAGCCGGCGGTGCTGATCGAGATGCACGCGCTCAGCGAGCACGACCAGGATCTGGGCGAAGGCGTGGTCCAGGCGCCCGAGCCCGCCGCGCAGCAGATGGCTCGCGCGCTGGCCCACGAGATCAAGAATCCGCTGGCCGGATTGCACGGCGCCGCGCAACTGCTGGAGCGCGAGCTGCCGAAGAAGTCGCTGAAGGAATACACCCAGGTGATCCGCGCCGAGGCCGATCGCATCCGCCGGCTGGTCGATCGCCTGCTGCAGAAGCCGGACGTCGCGCACGCCGGCCAGAGTTTCAACGTTCACGAGGTGCTCGAGCGCGTGCGCACGCTGATCGGTGCCGAGGCCGCCGGGCGCAGCGAAGTGATCCGCGACTACGATCCCAGCCTGCCCGACATCGACGGCCATCCCGACCGCCTGACCCAGGCGCTGCTGAATCTTGCCCGCAACGCGCTGCAGTCGGGCGCCAAGACCATCCGCCTGCGCACCCGCGCCGAACGCCGGGCGCGCATCGGCGACCGCACCTGCCGCCTGGCCCTGCGCATCGATGTCTGCGACGACGGCCCCGGGGTGCCGGAGAACCTGCGCGAAAGCCTGTTCCTGCCCTTCGTCACCGGGCGCGACGAAGGCACCGGCCTCGGCCTGCCGGTCGCACTCGCCATCGCGCGCGAGCATGGCGGCACCCTGGCCTACGTCTCGCGCCCCGGTGCGACCACTTTCAGCTTGCTGATTCCGGTGCAGGCATGA
- a CDS encoding TonB-dependent receptor — translation MHPIALAFALTTATPEVPATPLPPVIAEERAPEEDARRPERRKQVDLDELRQRRAATDIAEALSELPGVIARQRYNEAQDTQIQVRGFGARSPFGVRGLRIEYDGIPATAADGQSQIGHLDIASGGRMTLVRGPFAALYGNGGAYLRVDGVRGVQRDGDRVSLALGSNGQRRIGIAADTGEALRLGVSGNHYETDGVRARSAATRTLGAARLDWEIGERDALALSLHTQVQPDSEDPQGLTRAEFDADPEASNPLAAQFGTRKSARQSQLGARWQHDFGDSELSFAAYAGQRSIDQVLSVSVQAQQLPTNGGGIVDLERDYHGWSLRWLHRAAWSFADAELSAELRDERLAEDRRGYENFVGDRLGVRGALRRDETNASDARDAMLRLDLMPGDAWRFSAGVRRTLADYRSDDRFIAPGNPDDSGDYSADAWLPVVGASWRIDPQWQLHAAVGRTQELPTLAELAYREDGDGGFNDDLKPAMGDQAELGLAWAGDALRAELTAFLVEMDDEIVVDSALGGRTSFRNAGATRRDGLEIAADWRLAQAWQLRGVANLIDARYREGYSNCPARPLPCPPQAVTVAAGQPLTGVPDRSARVELGYTAGRDWSAALEWQALSPTPASDRVADKVPGYAIWNLRWQKRFALRGFGLASALVRVDNLFDRRYSASAIVNDGARRYYETAPGRSVWVGVDWAW, via the coding sequence ATGCATCCGATCGCACTCGCTTTCGCGCTCACCACTGCGACCCCAGAAGTGCCCGCAACGCCGCTTCCGCCGGTGATCGCCGAGGAGCGGGCGCCGGAGGAGGATGCGCGGCGGCCGGAGCGGCGCAAGCAGGTGGACCTCGATGAGTTGCGCCAGCGGCGCGCGGCGACCGACATCGCCGAGGCGCTGTCGGAACTGCCCGGTGTGATCGCGCGGCAGCGCTACAACGAGGCGCAGGACACCCAGATCCAGGTGCGCGGTTTCGGTGCGCGTTCGCCCTTCGGCGTGCGCGGGCTGCGCATCGAGTACGACGGCATCCCGGCCACCGCGGCGGATGGCCAGAGCCAGATCGGCCACCTGGACATCGCGTCCGGCGGACGCATGACGCTGGTCCGCGGTCCGTTCGCGGCGCTGTACGGCAATGGCGGCGCCTACCTGCGGGTCGACGGCGTGCGCGGCGTCCAGCGCGATGGCGACCGCGTCAGCCTGGCGCTCGGCAGCAACGGCCAGCGCCGTATCGGGATTGCTGCCGACACCGGTGAGGCACTGCGCCTCGGTGTCTCCGGCAACCATTACGAGACCGATGGCGTGCGCGCACGCAGCGCCGCCACGCGCACGCTCGGCGCGGCGCGGCTGGATTGGGAGATCGGCGAGCGCGATGCGCTGGCACTGTCGCTGCACACCCAGGTCCAGCCCGACTCCGAGGATCCGCAGGGCCTGACACGGGCCGAATTCGATGCCGATCCGGAGGCTTCCAACCCGCTGGCCGCGCAGTTCGGCACCCGCAAGTCGGCGCGCCAGTCCCAGCTCGGTGCGCGTTGGCAGCACGATTTCGGGGATTCCGAATTGAGCTTCGCCGCCTACGCCGGCCAGCGCAGCATCGACCAGGTGCTGAGCGTCAGCGTGCAGGCGCAGCAACTGCCGACCAATGGCGGCGGCATCGTCGACCTCGAGCGCGATTACCACGGCTGGTCGCTGCGCTGGCTGCATCGCGCAGCATGGTCCTTTGCCGATGCCGAGCTGAGCGCGGAACTGCGCGACGAGCGCCTCGCCGAGGATCGGCGTGGTTACGAGAACTTCGTGGGCGACCGCCTGGGCGTGCGCGGTGCGCTGCGGCGCGACGAGACGAATGCGAGCGATGCGCGCGACGCCATGCTGCGCCTCGACCTGATGCCGGGCGATGCCTGGCGCTTCAGCGCCGGCGTGCGGCGCACGCTCGCCGACTATCGCAGCGACGACCGCTTCATCGCGCCTGGCAACCCGGACGACAGCGGCGACTATTCGGCGGATGCCTGGCTGCCGGTGGTCGGTGCGAGCTGGCGCATCGATCCGCAGTGGCAACTGCACGCAGCGGTGGGTCGCACCCAGGAGCTGCCGACGCTGGCGGAACTGGCCTACCGTGAAGACGGCGATGGCGGCTTCAATGACGATCTGAAACCCGCGATGGGAGACCAGGCCGAGCTCGGCCTTGCGTGGGCTGGCGATGCGTTGCGCGCGGAGTTGACCGCCTTCCTCGTCGAGATGGACGACGAGATCGTGGTCGACAGCGCATTGGGCGGGCGCACCAGCTTCCGCAACGCCGGCGCCACCCGTCGCGATGGCCTGGAAATCGCAGCCGACTGGCGCCTGGCGCAGGCCTGGCAGCTGCGCGGAGTCGCCAACCTGATCGATGCGCGCTATCGCGAGGGCTACAGCAACTGCCCGGCGCGGCCCTTGCCATGTCCACCGCAGGCGGTTACGGTCGCCGCGGGCCAGCCGCTGACGGGCGTGCCGGACCGCAGCGCGCGCGTGGAACTGGGGTACACCGCCGGGCGCGACTGGAGCGCTGCGCTCGAATGGCAGGCGCTGTCGCCAACCCCAGCCTCGGACCGGGTAGCCGACAAGGTGCCCGGCTACGCGATCTGGAACCTGCGCTGGCAGAAACGCTTCGCCCTGCGCGGCTTCGGTCTCGCCAGCGCGCTGGTGCGTGTCGACAACCTGTTCGACCGCCGCTACAGCGCCTCCGCCATCGTCAACGACGGCGCCCGACGCTACTACGAAACTGCGCCGGGGCGCAGTGTGTGGGTGGGGGTGGATTGGGCATGGTGA
- the glnA gene encoding type I glutamate--ammonia ligase, whose product MSIEKVKKLIKDNGVKFVDLRFADMSGREQHLSIPASTLDDADFEDGRMFDGSSIAGWKGINESDMVLLPDASTAFLDPFTEEATAVIRCDVLEPSTMQPYGRCPRGIAKRAEEYLKTTGIGDTAFFGPEPEFFIFDSIRADVQMKGSFFEIDSEEAAWNSGKKYEHGNTGHRPGVKGGYFPTSPVDSLNDLRAAMCLTLEALGIPVEVHHHEVANAGQCEIGTRFNTLVKKGDELLTLKYVIKNMAHQHGKTATFMPKPLVGDNGSGMHVHQSLAKGGKNLFSGNEYGGLSKLALHYIAGIFKHARAINAFSNSTTNSYRRLVPGFEAPVLLAYSARNRSASCRIPWVSNPKARRIEVRFPDPVNSGYLTFTALMMAGLDGIKNKLDPGAPSDKDLYDLPPEEEKLIPTVCHSLDMALEALDKDREFLKAGGVMSDDFIDGYIELKMKEVTAIRMHTHPIEFLQYYSI is encoded by the coding sequence ATGTCGATCGAGAAAGTCAAGAAACTCATCAAGGACAACGGCGTCAAGTTCGTCGACCTGCGCTTCGCCGACATGTCCGGCCGCGAGCAGCACCTGTCGATTCCGGCGAGCACGCTGGACGATGCGGACTTCGAGGACGGCCGCATGTTCGACGGCTCGTCGATTGCCGGCTGGAAGGGCATCAACGAATCCGACATGGTGCTGCTGCCGGATGCGTCCACCGCGTTCCTCGATCCGTTCACCGAAGAAGCCACCGCTGTGATCCGCTGCGACGTGCTCGAACCGTCGACGATGCAGCCCTACGGCCGCTGCCCGCGCGGCATCGCCAAGCGCGCCGAAGAATACCTCAAGACCACCGGCATCGGCGACACCGCCTTCTTCGGCCCGGAGCCGGAGTTCTTCATCTTCGACAGCATCCGCGCCGACGTGCAGATGAAGGGCTCGTTCTTCGAGATCGACTCCGAAGAGGCCGCGTGGAACTCGGGCAAGAAGTACGAGCATGGCAACACCGGCCATCGTCCGGGCGTCAAGGGCGGCTACTTCCCCACCTCGCCGGTGGATTCGCTGAATGACCTGCGCGCGGCGATGTGCCTGACGCTCGAAGCGCTCGGGATTCCGGTCGAAGTGCATCACCATGAGGTCGCGAACGCCGGCCAGTGCGAGATCGGCACCCGTTTCAACACCCTGGTGAAGAAGGGCGACGAACTGCTGACGCTGAAGTACGTCATCAAGAACATGGCGCACCAGCACGGCAAGACCGCCACCTTCATGCCCAAGCCGCTGGTCGGCGACAACGGCAGCGGCATGCATGTGCACCAGTCGCTCGCCAAAGGCGGCAAGAACCTGTTCAGCGGCAACGAGTACGGCGGCCTGTCGAAGCTGGCGCTGCACTACATCGCCGGCATCTTCAAGCACGCCCGCGCGATCAACGCCTTCAGCAACTCCACCACCAACAGCTATCGCCGCCTGGTGCCGGGCTTCGAGGCGCCGGTGCTGCTGGCCTACTCGGCGCGCAACCGTTCGGCCTCCTGCCGCATTCCGTGGGTGTCCAACCCGAAGGCACGTCGCATCGAAGTGCGCTTCCCGGATCCGGTCAACTCCGGCTACCTGACCTTCACCGCACTGATGATGGCGGGCCTCGACGGCATCAAGAACAAGCTCGACCCGGGCGCGCCGTCCGACAAGGACCTGTACGATTTGCCGCCGGAGGAGGAGAAGCTGATCCCGACCGTGTGCCACTCGCTGGACATGGCGCTGGAAGCGCTCGACAAGGACCGCGAGTTCCTCAAGGCCGGCGGCGTGATGAGCGACGACTTCATCGATGGCTACATCGAGCTCAAGATGAAGGAAGTCACCGCGATCCGGATGCACACGCACCCGATCGAGTTCCTGCAGTACTACTCGATCTGA
- the ntrC gene encoding nitrogen regulation protein NR(I), which translates to MSALPRPAPRRTVWLVDDDRSIRFVLEKALAGAGFTVESFDAAEPALRALLSRTPDLIFTDVRMPGMDGMAFMDKLRQRSTTLPVVVMSAYTDLPSTVAAFHRGAFDYLPKPFDIDSAIDMARRATARELPAAETDWSDEGLVGDTPAMREVFRAIGRLSRADLSVLITGETGTGKELIARALHRHSPRADGPFIALNTAAIAPELLESELFGHEQGAFTGATRRHQGRFEQADRGTLFLDEIGDMPIGLQTRLLRVLAEGEFYRVGGRELIRANVRVIAATHQDLRTKVERGEFRADLLHRLDVMRIHLPPLRERAADVQRLAERFLAEAAREMRVAPKHLSLDAARALTRYPWPGNVRELRNLCQRLVLMAPGSQILSGDLPEEVRRSEQGSGIDPGWQKPLADWARQQLDLETPDLLEAAKASLEQVLFDEALKVTGGDRQQAARRLGCGRNTLTRKLGPKKR; encoded by the coding sequence ATGAGCGCCCTGCCGCGCCCCGCGCCCCGCCGCACCGTCTGGCTGGTGGACGACGACCGCTCGATCCGTTTCGTGCTCGAAAAGGCGCTGGCCGGGGCCGGGTTCACGGTTGAAAGCTTCGATGCAGCCGAGCCAGCGCTGCGCGCCCTGCTGTCGCGCACGCCGGACCTGATCTTCACCGATGTGCGCATGCCGGGGATGGACGGCATGGCGTTCATGGACAAGCTGCGCCAGCGCAGCACCACGCTGCCGGTGGTGGTGATGAGCGCCTACACCGATTTGCCGAGCACGGTCGCGGCATTCCATCGTGGCGCCTTCGACTACCTGCCCAAACCTTTCGACATCGACAGCGCGATCGACATGGCGCGACGCGCCACCGCGCGCGAGCTGCCGGCCGCGGAGACCGACTGGTCGGACGAGGGCCTGGTCGGCGACACCCCGGCGATGCGCGAGGTGTTTCGCGCCATCGGCCGGCTGTCGCGCGCCGATCTGTCGGTGCTGATCACCGGCGAGACCGGCACCGGCAAGGAACTGATCGCGCGCGCGCTGCACCGGCACTCGCCGCGCGCGGACGGGCCGTTCATCGCGCTGAACACCGCGGCGATCGCGCCTGAGCTGCTGGAAAGCGAGCTGTTCGGGCACGAGCAGGGTGCATTCACCGGCGCCACCCGGCGCCACCAGGGCCGCTTCGAGCAGGCCGATCGCGGCACCTTGTTCCTCGACGAGATCGGCGACATGCCGATCGGCCTGCAGACGCGCCTGCTGCGCGTGCTGGCCGAGGGCGAGTTCTACCGCGTCGGCGGGCGCGAGCTGATCCGCGCCAATGTGCGCGTGATCGCCGCCACCCACCAGGACCTGCGCACCAAAGTGGAGCGCGGCGAGTTCCGTGCCGATCTGCTGCACCGGCTGGACGTGATGCGCATCCACCTGCCGCCGCTGCGCGAGCGCGCCGCCGACGTGCAGCGCCTCGCCGAACGCTTCCTTGCCGAGGCCGCGCGCGAGATGCGCGTGGCGCCCAAGCACCTGTCGCTGGACGCCGCCCGCGCGCTGACCCGCTATCCCTGGCCCGGCAATGTGCGCGAGCTGCGCAACCTGTGCCAACGCCTGGTGCTGATGGCGCCCGGCTCGCAGATCCTGTCCGGCGACCTGCCTGAGGAAGTCCGCCGCAGCGAGCAGGGCAGCGGCATCGACCCCGGCTGGCAAAAGCCGCTGGCCGACTGGGCCCGGCAGCAACTCGACCTGGAAACCCCGGACCTGCTGGAAGCCGCCAAGGCCAGCCTGGAACAGGTGCTGTTCGACGAAGCCCTGAAAGTCACCGGCGGCGACCGCCAGCAGGCGGCCAGGCGTCTCGGCTGCGGACGGAATACGTTGACCCGGAAGCTGGGACCGAAGAAGCGGTGA
- a CDS encoding TraR/DksA family transcriptional regulator → MKHLTRIQIGALREQMLAREALLASEIERVMAERSAREPEGREVDPGVVDLDSALAIADVLRDQHEVDHIRAALGRMDRGTYGRCLSCGTSIPLERLRAQPDAEYCHVCQTRAEGGG, encoded by the coding sequence ATGAAGCACCTCACGCGCATCCAGATCGGTGCGCTGCGCGAACAGATGCTGGCGCGCGAAGCCTTGCTCGCCAGTGAGATCGAGCGCGTGATGGCAGAGCGCAGCGCGCGCGAACCCGAGGGCCGCGAGGTGGACCCCGGCGTAGTCGACCTGGACTCGGCACTGGCCATCGCCGATGTGCTGCGCGACCAGCATGAGGTCGACCACATCCGCGCAGCCCTCGGGCGGATGGATCGCGGCACATACGGACGCTGCCTCAGTTGCGGCACCAGCATCCCGCTCGAGCGCCTGCGCGCGCAGCCGGATGCAGAGTACTGCCATGTGTGCCAGACGCGGGCGGAGGGCGGCGGGTGA